A region from the Aliiroseovarius sp. F47248L genome encodes:
- a CDS encoding S8 family serine peptidase: protein MNTANSKCVQAEHVDESNYYYLWHLVSLGVLTPDDTQTGFSDTLWDTLAAKAEAMPSTVVLIDVGCSFAHPNLKDRVDPSRSLDFTGTPYGARLATDKDEERKNFAGLSIDGLHLDGLEADERAMFDEVVQHLAESTGELRAHGDTEAKFASHGTAVSGLIVGGPENCCGKDHEPSKGVIPYFGVDPFSHLISLRTGFDNDPLQFIAALLYAWHQKPDVIVMPRGLPDPEASIVTPKDDFKAELQSWANREAADLLHRIAMLAEKASPHDPTAPQVSETGRHLWRVVRALFIAISKHVPIVCAAGNEGESQLLFPANLANRENGVIAVGAVSGQGYRSGYSNYGDGLTLVAPSDDMEVFNRHQLRETPKQLDKIGYLKPDSAMAVPYSRKGLLSTDIPGSFGYDGAGDDDHDLPADVAQSGFYTQFGGTSGASALVGGVIALVRRAERLSASGKHPRDGCDLKAFLMSTARRDMPMMGATLSLKSDCMNVANEDADAFGTFFGAGLIDAKAAVTAALE from the coding sequence ATGAACACCGCAAACTCAAAATGCGTCCAGGCCGAGCATGTGGACGAGAGCAATTACTACTACCTGTGGCACCTCGTGTCGCTGGGGGTTCTGACGCCCGACGACACCCAGACAGGCTTTTCCGACACGCTCTGGGATACGTTGGCCGCAAAGGCCGAAGCGATGCCGTCCACCGTCGTTCTGATCGACGTCGGATGCAGCTTTGCCCACCCGAACCTGAAAGACCGCGTTGATCCGTCCCGGTCGCTCGATTTCACCGGCACGCCCTATGGTGCACGTCTGGCGACGGACAAGGATGAGGAACGGAAGAACTTTGCCGGGCTGTCCATCGATGGCTTGCACCTTGATGGGCTCGAGGCTGACGAACGGGCAATGTTTGACGAGGTGGTCCAACATCTTGCCGAAAGCACCGGCGAATTACGCGCCCATGGCGACACCGAGGCCAAGTTTGCCTCACACGGCACTGCGGTCAGCGGGCTGATTGTCGGCGGGCCGGAAAACTGTTGTGGCAAAGATCATGAACCATCGAAGGGGGTGATCCCTTATTTCGGGGTTGATCCGTTCTCGCACCTGATCTCTTTGCGCACCGGGTTTGACAATGACCCGCTGCAATTCATCGCGGCGCTTCTTTACGCCTGGCACCAGAAACCCGACGTGATCGTCATGCCGCGCGGGTTGCCGGACCCTGAAGCGTCGATCGTGACGCCTAAGGACGACTTTAAGGCCGAGCTGCAAAGCTGGGCCAATCGCGAGGCCGCCGATCTTCTGCACCGTATCGCGATGTTGGCCGAAAAAGCATCGCCGCACGACCCCACCGCTCCACAGGTCTCTGAAACCGGACGCCATCTGTGGCGCGTGGTGCGTGCGTTGTTTATCGCGATCAGCAAACATGTGCCCATCGTCTGTGCCGCCGGGAACGAAGGCGAAAGCCAGCTTCTGTTCCCCGCCAATCTGGCCAATCGCGAAAACGGTGTCATCGCTGTGGGTGCAGTGTCGGGTCAGGGCTATCGCTCTGGCTACTCCAATTACGGCGACGGGCTGACTTTGGTTGCACCATCCGATGATATGGAGGTCTTCAACCGCCACCAATTGCGCGAAACACCGAAACAGCTGGACAAAATCGGGTATCTGAAACCTGACAGCGCCATGGCGGTGCCCTATAGCCGCAAAGGCTTGCTCAGCACCGATATTCCCGGAAGTTTCGGATATGACGGGGCGGGCGATGATGATCATGACCTGCCAGCAGATGTGGCGCAAAGCGGGTTCTACACCCAATTTGGCGGCACCTCGGGCGCCTCGGCGCTGGTTGGAGGCGTGATCGCGCTGGTGCGCCGTGCCGAACGGTTATCAGCCAGCGGCAAACACCCACGCGATGGGTGCGATCTGAAGGCCTTTCTGATGTCCACTGCGCGCCGCGACATGCCGATGATGGGCGCGACGCTGTCCCTGAAATCCGACTGCATGAACGTCGCCAACGAAGACGCCGACGCATTCGGGACGTTTTTCGGCGCGGGCCTGATCGACGCCAAAGCCGCCGTGACCGCCGCGCTGGAGTAA
- a CDS encoding phosphatase PAP2 family protein codes for MKDRADTIRQCGSIAEFLSLGRITVSPTGLQFDDATDKIAEISVDSRTGAQGAGGVSAVRMVLNKSAFNKSALNKNKNKNKNKNKNKNKNKLQAPSAQGASGALMPTDALLRLHRAGATDLGARLPNEWTNVALPPPPGPDHSRLETQLLLAMQRNIDERKLRIPDILQEATLDLTAFTRPLGIDGLSGFENTEALFLELLTVTEYVGLYYKGLFGRLRPNQIEPRLRPVLPNPAHEAYPSNHSFQCHTLAFAFNTILPEHPATQILSEAALNVAQNREWAGLHYPSDTAAGQLLAKQFAPLFAEAFADRYQSVQQEWI; via the coding sequence ATGAAAGACCGGGCCGATACCATACGTCAATGTGGCTCTATCGCTGAATTTTTAAGCCTTGGCCGGATCACGGTTAGCCCCACCGGCCTTCAGTTTGACGACGCGACAGACAAGATCGCCGAAATCTCGGTCGATAGCCGCACCGGTGCGCAAGGGGCGGGCGGCGTCAGTGCTGTCAGGATGGTGCTGAACAAATCCGCGTTCAACAAATCGGCGCTGAACAAGAACAAAAATAAGAATAAAAACAAAAACAAAAACAAAAATAAGAACAAGCTTCAGGCTCCAAGCGCCCAAGGGGCCAGCGGAGCCCTGATGCCCACGGACGCCCTGTTGCGGCTGCACCGTGCAGGCGCCACGGATCTGGGTGCGCGATTGCCGAATGAATGGACCAACGTCGCCCTGCCACCACCACCCGGCCCCGATCACAGTCGGTTGGAAACGCAGCTTCTATTGGCCATGCAGCGCAATATCGACGAACGCAAACTGCGTATCCCCGATATCCTGCAAGAAGCTACACTGGACCTGACCGCCTTCACCCGCCCCTTGGGCATTGATGGGCTTTCAGGCTTTGAAAACACCGAGGCCTTGTTTCTGGAGCTTTTGACCGTCACCGAATATGTGGGGCTTTATTACAAGGGTCTGTTTGGACGGCTTCGACCCAACCAGATTGAACCGCGCTTGCGTCCGGTCCTGCCTAACCCGGCGCACGAAGCTTATCCCAGCAACCATTCCTTCCAGTGTCACACGCTGGCCTTCGCCTTCAACACGATCCTGCCCGAACATCCGGCCACGCAGATCTTGTCCGAAGCCGCCCTGAACGTGGCGCAAAACCGCGAGTGGGCCGGGCTACACTATCCCAGCGACACAGCTGCCGGGCAGCTACTGGCGAAACAATTTGCACCCCTGTTCGCCGAGGCTTTCGCCGACCGCTATCAGTCTGTGCAGCAAGAATGGATCTGA
- a CDS encoding SARP family transcriptional regulator — protein MDANHSRQHDLDIFLFGPLAVQDGAGNQFTPKNQKSKAVLAMLALAPRGSRSRVWLRDKLWSDRGEDQASASLRQALLDIRKCFGADMKDILSADKYSVSLDLSRVRVDAIDLMNKVEHGEVAPPIGLDAISEHFLEGFDICDPEFESWLTLERQIWEQRLVDHGRDGDAETTPEMSPDALGLSRGPSSPDPVISAQMNVSEPIQPTQAATWAIGVQSGMAGDAHAGLLIDKLTRNLREMGRVPSVRTFENQPLSQMRSEFGRVEIPLVLRVTELNQGPSVRLSVELLTGNDGVTVWSSSQAFGPDDFAQPACPALNGLVSHAVIQIGRHLQRQATSPQMAGAGQLIECIYQMFGLSVNELSSAEDKLAHLLKVQPNAQTYAWMAFAKSFQVGQRFTPDAAAQISEAQYYATRALEEDEFDPLVLSLAAHIHSYLFSEFDMAASLFERALKIDPEQAIGWDLYATMSAYAGDTRKSLAMASWAQHLGSNTPISYYFDTTKCIAAALAGNHTAAIEAGEKALVQRPKFNSILRYLISSHAHLGNVQMVESLRQKLAEIEPDFSTEVLRGSGYPGLATEGGRQFLLGLSKAGFDRD, from the coding sequence ATGGACGCTAATCATTCCCGACAACATGACCTCGACATCTTTCTGTTCGGGCCTCTTGCCGTGCAGGATGGCGCAGGCAATCAGTTCACGCCGAAAAACCAGAAATCCAAGGCTGTTCTGGCCATGTTGGCCTTGGCCCCGCGCGGGTCGCGGTCGCGCGTTTGGCTGCGCGACAAACTGTGGAGCGACCGGGGCGAGGATCAGGCGTCCGCTAGTCTCCGGCAAGCGCTTTTGGACATTCGCAAATGCTTTGGCGCTGACATGAAAGACATCCTGAGCGCCGACAAATATTCAGTCTCGCTGGATCTGTCCCGTGTTCGTGTCGACGCCATCGACCTGATGAACAAGGTCGAGCACGGAGAAGTCGCCCCGCCGATCGGCCTAGATGCGATATCCGAGCATTTTCTGGAAGGGTTCGACATCTGTGATCCCGAATTTGAAAGCTGGCTGACGTTAGAGCGCCAGATTTGGGAACAACGACTGGTGGATCACGGACGTGATGGCGATGCCGAAACGACGCCTGAAATGTCACCCGACGCTTTGGGGCTGTCGCGTGGTCCGTCTTCACCTGATCCTGTGATAAGCGCGCAAATGAACGTCTCGGAACCGATCCAGCCCACACAGGCGGCCACCTGGGCCATCGGGGTGCAAAGCGGCATGGCCGGGGACGCACATGCAGGGCTTTTGATCGACAAGCTGACCCGAAACCTGCGCGAAATGGGCCGGGTGCCCAGCGTACGTACATTTGAAAATCAACCTCTGTCGCAAATGCGCAGCGAATTTGGCCGGGTTGAAATCCCACTGGTTCTGCGTGTGACCGAACTGAACCAAGGCCCATCGGTGCGCCTGTCGGTCGAGCTTCTGACCGGAAATGATGGCGTGACCGTATGGTCATCCAGTCAGGCATTTGGCCCCGACGATTTTGCCCAGCCCGCCTGCCCGGCCCTGAACGGGCTTGTGTCACATGCCGTGATCCAGATCGGGCGTCATCTGCAACGGCAAGCCACCAGCCCGCAAATGGCAGGGGCCGGGCAGTTGATCGAATGTATCTATCAGATGTTCGGCCTGTCAGTGAACGAGCTGTCCAGCGCCGAAGACAAGCTGGCGCATCTTCTGAAGGTGCAACCCAACGCGCAAACCTATGCTTGGATGGCTTTTGCCAAGTCCTTTCAGGTGGGCCAAAGGTTCACCCCGGACGCCGCCGCGCAGATTTCCGAGGCGCAGTATTACGCGACCCGCGCGCTGGAGGAAGATGAGTTCGACCCATTGGTTCTGTCCCTTGCCGCGCATATCCATTCTTACCTGTTCAGCGAGTTTGACATGGCCGCATCACTGTTTGAACGCGCGCTGAAGATCGACCCGGAACAGGCGATTGGCTGGGATCTTTACGCCACGATGAGCGCCTATGCGGGCGACACGCGGAAGTCATTGGCGATGGCATCCTGGGCACAGCATTTAGGGTCCAACACGCCGATCAGTTACTATTTCGACACCACCAAGTGTATCGCAGCCGCCCTTGCCGGCAATCACACCGCAGCGATCGAAGCCGGTGAAAAGGCATTGGTGCAACGGCCCAAATTCAACTCGATCCTGCGCTATCTGATTTCCAGCCACGCGCATCTTGGCAATGTCCAGATGGTCGAAAGCCTGCGCCAGAAACTGGCCGAGATCGAGCCCGATTTCTCGACCGAAGTGCTGCGCGGATCGGGCTATCCGGGGTTGGCCACCGAAGGCGGGCGACAATTCCTGTTGGGATTGAGCAAAGCCGGATTTGACCGAGATTAG
- a CDS encoding type I secretion system permease/ATPase — MSQQLSVKPKKNPYKKELSHLRRAFLTVGLFSAAINLLMLTGPLYMLQVYDRVLSSGSVATLQGLFVIVVILYAFLGIYEFLRARLLSRASYRLDQAIGADAFGFWLRSGFVDNKEHYNPVQDLGVIRAFLASPAILGLFDLPWIPIFLAVVFFIHPWLGWLTVGGAIIVIIAAVINRFATGAPIKNAGNSEGIERSFVERTRRNAEAVMALGMLDKVTDRWRGLHQNSLGHYQTGGDRSEIVAAFSKSFRLLLQSTLLTVGAYLALSQEISAGMIIATSIVAGRALAPVDQVIGHWRTIGRAGDAHRRLKEAMDYIPDPQSGFDLPDPKGHLVVKNVTKLTPKDSLVSDRPRILERISFELEPGDGLGVVGSSAAGKSSLARLLVGLWEPDHGEVRLDGATLNQWHTEDRGGHIGYLPQRVEMLPGTIAENIARFDPEARDEDVIEAAQIAGVHDMILKMPQGYTTFVGTTEQPLSGGQTQRLGLARALYGSPRLLVLDEPNSNLDAKGDEALASAVIGMRKKGCTVLVMAHRPSVIQAVNKILILHEGKVGRFGLKEEVLQHATPQRPTAAPSSVFEV, encoded by the coding sequence TTGTCACAACAGCTTTCGGTGAAACCCAAGAAAAACCCATATAAGAAAGAGCTTTCGCATCTGCGCCGGGCGTTTCTGACAGTTGGTTTGTTTAGTGCCGCGATCAATCTGCTGATGCTCACAGGCCCGCTTTACATGCTTCAGGTCTATGACCGCGTGCTGTCCAGCGGATCGGTGGCCACACTGCAAGGTCTGTTTGTGATCGTTGTGATCCTTTACGCCTTTCTTGGCATTTACGAATTTTTGCGTGCCCGGCTGTTGTCGCGGGCGAGTTATCGGTTGGATCAGGCGATTGGTGCCGACGCGTTTGGCTTCTGGCTGCGGTCAGGCTTTGTCGACAACAAGGAGCACTACAACCCTGTGCAAGATCTTGGTGTGATCCGTGCCTTTCTGGCCAGCCCGGCCATTCTGGGTCTGTTTGATCTGCCGTGGATCCCGATTTTTCTGGCGGTGGTGTTCTTCATTCACCCATGGTTGGGATGGCTGACTGTGGGTGGGGCGATCATTGTGATCATTGCAGCGGTCATCAACCGCTTTGCCACAGGCGCGCCGATCAAAAACGCCGGGAACAGTGAAGGGATTGAGCGGTCGTTCGTTGAACGCACCCGTCGCAATGCCGAGGCCGTTATGGCGCTGGGGATGCTGGACAAGGTGACCGATCGGTGGCGTGGGCTGCATCAGAATAGTCTGGGCCATTACCAAACCGGTGGTGATCGGTCTGAGATTGTCGCGGCGTTTTCCAAGTCATTCCGTCTTCTTTTGCAATCGACCTTGTTGACGGTCGGGGCCTATTTGGCGCTGTCACAGGAAATCTCGGCCGGAATGATCATTGCAACCTCGATCGTGGCAGGCCGCGCGCTGGCGCCGGTTGATCAGGTGATTGGCCACTGGCGCACCATCGGGCGCGCAGGTGACGCGCATCGCCGATTGAAAGAGGCGATGGATTACATTCCCGACCCGCAAAGTGGTTTTGATCTGCCCGATCCCAAAGGCCATTTGGTTGTGAAGAATGTCACCAAACTGACGCCCAAGGACTCTTTGGTAAGTGACCGGCCCCGCATTCTTGAGCGGATCAGTTTCGAGCTTGAGCCGGGCGACGGGCTGGGCGTCGTTGGCAGCAGCGCGGCAGGCAAATCCAGTCTGGCACGTCTGCTGGTGGGGCTGTGGGAGCCTGATCATGGCGAAGTGCGTCTGGACGGCGCGACGCTGAACCAATGGCACACCGAAGATCGCGGCGGCCATATCGGCTATCTGCCGCAACGGGTCGAGATGTTGCCCGGCACCATTGCCGAAAACATCGCGCGGTTTGATCCAGAAGCGCGGGACGAAGATGTCATCGAAGCGGCGCAGATTGCGGGCGTTCACGATATGATCCTGAAGATGCCGCAGGGATACACGACGTTTGTGGGCACAACCGAACAGCCTTTGTCGGGTGGGCAGACACAACGTCTTGGTCTTGCGCGCGCGCTTTACGGTAGTCCGCGCTTGCTGGTGCTGGACGAGCCGAACTCGAACCTCGATGCAAAGGGGGACGAGGCGTTGGCCAGCGCGGTGATCGGGATGCGTAAAAAGGGTTGCACCGTATTGGTTATGGCGCACCGCCCCAGTGTCATTCAGGCCGTAAACAAGATCCTGATCCTGCATGAAGGCAAGGTTGGTCGCTTCGGTTTGAAAGAAGAGGTGTTGCAACACGCCACGCCGCAGCGTCCCACTGCCGCCCCCAGTTCCGTGTTCGAGGTATAA
- a CDS encoding HlyD family type I secretion periplasmic adaptor subunit, giving the protein MANPASASQNLIKTGLATPVYLGALASLALLVSAFVWMSTTLITGAVIAPGKVVVRGLPKQVQSLDGGVVQEILVKDGDVVSKGDVLLRLDPSLLQINLEIYRNRLSEVVTREARLDAEYQELDAPVFNIDSPYLPGIDLTQHFKGQREIFVARREVLSGRKEQLAERILQFRNQISGVEALISAKQDQLAYVSQERETKQGLSEQGLVRESELLELQGRESSLLGQIAEHQSELARIYNSIRDTELEILQADREFKEQVVTELRTTTAEREELILQIVTVEKQLERIDILAPTDGIVHELQATTEGGVVAPEATITQIVPLSDGVEFKLQVDPQSIDQVFVGQVAKVLFPAFNQRTTPELFGTVSGISPTSVDDPQTGLSYFRIDLTLPVEEIARLGDVELIPGMPVEAFLQTGERSVLTYLTEPLLQQLRRAFREG; this is encoded by the coding sequence ATGGCCAATCCTGCATCCGCTTCCCAAAACCTGATCAAGACCGGATTGGCGACCCCCGTCTATCTGGGCGCGCTGGCCAGTTTGGCGTTGCTCGTGTCCGCCTTTGTCTGGATGTCCACGACATTGATCACCGGGGCTGTGATTGCGCCGGGTAAGGTGGTGGTGCGCGGTTTGCCCAAACAGGTGCAAAGTCTGGATGGCGGCGTGGTGCAGGAAATTCTGGTCAAAGATGGTGATGTCGTCAGTAAGGGCGACGTGCTCTTACGGCTGGATCCCAGCCTGTTGCAGATCAATCTTGAGATTTATCGCAACCGCCTGTCCGAGGTTGTCACCCGCGAGGCCCGGCTGGATGCCGAGTATCAGGAGCTTGACGCCCCCGTTTTCAACATCGACAGCCCGTATCTGCCTGGTATCGACCTGACCCAGCATTTCAAAGGTCAGCGCGAGATTTTCGTGGCCCGGCGTGAAGTGTTGAGCGGCCGCAAGGAGCAACTGGCGGAACGTATCCTACAATTTCGCAACCAGATTTCCGGGGTTGAAGCGCTGATCAGCGCCAAGCAGGATCAATTGGCGTATGTCAGTCAGGAGCGTGAAACCAAACAGGGGTTAAGCGAACAGGGGCTGGTGCGCGAGAGCGAATTGCTGGAGCTACAGGGGCGGGAATCATCGCTTTTGGGGCAGATTGCCGAGCATCAGTCGGAACTTGCGCGGATCTACAACTCGATCCGCGATACAGAGCTTGAGATCCTGCAAGCGGATCGCGAGTTCAAGGAACAAGTGGTGACCGAGCTGCGCACCACCACCGCCGAACGCGAGGAACTGATCCTGCAAATCGTGACTGTCGAAAAGCAGTTGGAGCGGATCGACATACTTGCCCCAACTGATGGGATCGTACACGAGCTTCAGGCCACCACCGAAGGTGGTGTTGTCGCGCCCGAAGCGACGATCACCCAGATCGTGCCCTTGTCGGACGGGGTCGAGTTCAAGTTACAGGTGGACCCACAGTCGATTGATCAGGTGTTTGTGGGGCAGGTTGCGAAGGTGCTGTTTCCGGCCTTCAACCAGCGCACCACGCCCGAGCTGTTTGGCACGGTATCCGGAATCTCGCCCACATCGGTTGACGACCCGCAGACAGGACTAAGCTATTTTCGCATTGATCTGACTTTGCCCGTCGAGGAAATCGCGCGGCTTGGCGATGTCGAACTGATCCCCGGAATGCCGGTTGAAGCATTTCTGCAAACCGGCGAACGGTCAGTTCTGACCTATCTGACGGAACCGCTTTTGCAGCAGCTCAGACGCGCATTCCGCGAAGGATAG
- a CDS encoding TolC family protein, with amino-acid sequence MGLVLTATIGLSGCATDEPYKLPFFKFAKSYSSVSSHAVPVPLANDTWWMGFKDPVFNKLVERALAGNYDLEIAREKVIEARANRDAVPGLVNLSPTATHRYAQSPGGTAAHNSHARLNLDWMLDPYGLRRQQIQAAGARIDIADAQEDAARLTVLLNLSNAYVDLRYNQRLLNLRRQQLASRRNAVTQTKQLFDRRAATKLDVVQTEALVAETQTQIPALIAAIRAGKTEIAVLTGVEPGRLGVNLDSNASQPRPSKTLKTGVPADILRNRPDMMIAERSYYEAVTNVGIARADMYPSLSLTGMIGFGKTSSGDGLEYSIGPTLNLPSLPMKSDKSRVAARQSAARQAYAGWQSAVLSSVSEVESALAAYQGSRSAVVESQRRVRLNGEARDLTQELLKQEGATIRDLISAEERIADADTTLADNLRLLARNYVRLNIALGAGSQFGEPEKEKVVEVKSASSVSN; translated from the coding sequence TTGGGACTCGTTCTTACCGCGACAATCGGGCTTTCCGGATGCGCAACGGACGAGCCTTACAAACTTCCATTCTTCAAATTCGCCAAATCGTATTCCAGCGTCTCTTCGCACGCGGTGCCAGTGCCTTTGGCCAATGATACGTGGTGGATGGGGTTCAAGGATCCGGTCTTCAACAAGCTGGTCGAACGTGCGCTGGCTGGGAACTATGATCTTGAGATTGCCCGCGAAAAGGTGATCGAAGCACGGGCGAACCGTGATGCGGTGCCGGGGCTTGTGAACCTGTCGCCGACTGCCACGCACCGTTATGCGCAATCGCCGGGTGGCACAGCAGCCCATAACAGCCATGCACGGCTGAACCTAGACTGGATGCTTGACCCTTATGGCTTGCGTCGTCAGCAGATTCAGGCAGCCGGTGCTCGGATTGACATTGCAGACGCCCAAGAAGACGCAGCCCGTCTGACAGTGTTGCTGAACTTGTCCAACGCTTATGTGGACCTGCGCTATAATCAGCGCTTGTTGAACTTGCGCCGTCAGCAGCTGGCCTCGCGCCGGAATGCCGTGACGCAGACCAAGCAGCTGTTTGACCGTCGCGCCGCAACCAAGCTGGATGTTGTGCAGACCGAAGCGCTGGTGGCCGAAACCCAGACGCAGATTCCGGCTCTGATCGCTGCAATCCGTGCGGGCAAGACCGAGATTGCAGTTCTGACAGGTGTCGAGCCCGGCCGCCTGGGTGTCAATCTGGATAGCAATGCCAGCCAGCCGCGCCCTTCGAAAACCCTGAAAACGGGTGTACCAGCAGATATTCTGCGCAACCGCCCAGACATGATGATTGCCGAACGCAGCTATTATGAAGCGGTCACCAATGTTGGCATCGCACGGGCGGATATGTATCCGTCACTGTCGCTGACCGGCATGATTGGATTTGGAAAAACCAGTTCCGGGGACGGGCTTGAGTATTCTATCGGGCCAACGCTGAACCTGCCGTCTTTGCCGATGAAAAGTGACAAGTCACGTGTTGCCGCTCGACAATCTGCGGCCCGTCAGGCCTATGCAGGCTGGCAGTCTGCTGTCCTGAGTTCGGTCAGTGAAGTGGAAAGCGCGCTTGCCGCGTATCAAGGCAGCCGCAGTGCGGTGGTTGAATCGCAGCGCCGCGTGCGTCTGAATGGCGAAGCACGTGACCTGACCCAAGAGCTTCTGAAACAGGAAGGCGCGACCATCCGTGACCTTATCAGCGCCGAGGAACGGATTGCAGATGCCGACACCACCCTAGCCGACAACCTGCGCCTGCTGGCTCGCAACTATGTGCGCCTGAACATCGCATTGGGCGCTGGCAGTCAGTTTGGCGAACCGGAAAAGGAAAAGGTCGTCGAGGTGAAATCTGCGAGTTCGGTATCCAACTAA
- a CDS encoding polysaccharide biosynthesis/export family protein — translation MLKQFFTLLTAVFAFGLFSASDAQAQNGYKIRSGDTLNVEVVEDANLNRSVLVLPDGSISFPFADGVRAAGRTTAQVASALASAMASNFAATPNVYVSVGEIGRSTSTGTTTRAVATQDIFITGEINSPGKLEGRRGMTVLQAIAQGGGLTRFAASKRIQVRRGSKIYGYNYDTNAGNIRLQKGDVIIVPQRRLFE, via the coding sequence ATGTTAAAACAGTTTTTCACACTTCTTACGGCAGTATTTGCATTCGGCCTTTTTTCGGCAAGCGATGCGCAGGCCCAGAACGGCTACAAAATCCGCTCCGGCGACACGTTGAATGTCGAAGTGGTCGAAGACGCTAATCTGAACCGGTCGGTTCTGGTGCTTCCCGATGGATCGATCAGCTTCCCGTTCGCCGATGGCGTGCGCGCTGCCGGTCGCACAACCGCACAGGTCGCTTCCGCCCTTGCCAGTGCAATGGCGTCGAATTTTGCTGCAACCCCGAACGTCTATGTGTCGGTCGGTGAAATTGGGCGTTCCACCAGCACCGGCACGACCACACGCGCTGTCGCCACGCAAGACATATTCATCACGGGTGAGATCAACAGCCCGGGCAAACTGGAAGGCCGTCGCGGCATGACAGTTTTGCAAGCCATCGCCCAAGGTGGCGGCCTGACCCGTTTTGCTGCTTCTAAGCGTATTCAGGTGCGTCGTGGCAGCAAGATCTATGGCTATAACTACGACACCAACGCCGGCAACATTCGCCTGCAAAAAGGTGACGTGATCATCGTGCCACAGCGCCGACTTTTCGAATAA
- a CDS encoding sugar transferase, whose amino-acid sequence MTTHFKDFSGPSTKLVKRQKFYVADSSVRPYRDRFKRLLDIAFVVASAPIAIPLIGIMLLLAALDGGKPLYRQRRIGKDGRIYNMVKIRSMVMNADQRLEAYLDSNPEARAEWDSTQKLKNDPRITKIGKFLRKSSMDELPQLWNVLVGDMSIVGPRPMMEDQKTLYPGAAYYAMRPGITGPWQVSDRNETTFAQRATFDTKYYYELSLKKDFEILGQTVGVVLRCTGH is encoded by the coding sequence ATGACGACCCATTTTAAAGACTTTTCAGGTCCCAGCACCAAGCTGGTGAAACGACAAAAATTCTACGTAGCTGATTCTTCTGTCCGTCCTTATCGTGATCGCTTTAAGCGTCTGCTCGACATTGCCTTTGTCGTCGCGTCGGCACCGATTGCGATTCCGCTGATCGGAATCATGCTGCTGTTGGCTGCTCTTGATGGTGGCAAGCCGCTGTATCGTCAGCGGCGCATCGGTAAAGACGGTCGCATCTATAACATGGTGAAGATCCGCTCGATGGTCATGAATGCCGACCAACGGCTTGAGGCTTATCTGGACAGCAATCCAGAAGCTCGCGCCGAATGGGACAGCACACAAAAGCTGAAAAATGACCCGCGGATCACCAAGATCGGGAAATTCCTGCGCAAATCTTCGATGGATGAACTGCCGCAACTGTGGAATGTGCTGGTCGGCGACATGTCGATCGTTGGCCCGCGCCCCATGATGGAAGATCAGAAGACCCTGTATCCGGGCGCTGCTTATTATGCCATGCGCCCCGGTATCACCGGTCCGTGGCAAGTGTCTGACCGCAACGAGACGACATTCGCCCAGCGTGCGACGTTCGACACGAAATACTATTACGAGCTTTCGCTGAAGAAAGACTTCGAGATTCTTGGCCAGACCGTCGGCGTTGTTCTGCGCTGCACTGGCCACTGA